The following are encoded together in the Streptomyces sp. NBC_01465 genome:
- a CDS encoding 4'-phosphopantetheinyl transferase family protein: MIAKETLQPTELRPGWEQSVRPPDSPRIWLVRTRAFQPVVDRRAETVLDEAEKTRAARFRRTDDRDTYRAGHTALRLLLGAYLSTPPESLDLTRLPCPTCQEPHGRPVVRGNPLHFSLSHGDGLCLLAFARTPVGVDVEKIPTLDLADEVVETLHPQEIAELEAYAPETRPQAFARVWTRKEAYLKGLGTGLGRAPSLDYLGTAPDEPTAPEGWTINDIAVGETHAAALAVEAR, encoded by the coding sequence GTGATCGCCAAGGAGACGCTGCAGCCGACCGAGCTGCGACCGGGCTGGGAGCAGTCCGTGCGGCCGCCCGACTCGCCCCGGATCTGGCTGGTGCGCACGCGGGCGTTCCAGCCGGTGGTGGACCGACGGGCGGAGACCGTGCTGGACGAGGCCGAGAAAACGAGGGCGGCCAGGTTCCGCAGGACGGACGACCGGGACACGTACCGAGCAGGCCACACGGCACTACGCCTCCTGCTCGGCGCATACCTGTCGACGCCCCCCGAGTCGCTGGATCTGACCCGCCTCCCGTGCCCCACCTGCCAGGAACCGCACGGCCGCCCGGTGGTCCGAGGCAACCCCCTGCACTTCTCGCTCTCCCACGGAGACGGCCTCTGCCTGCTGGCGTTCGCGCGGACGCCGGTCGGCGTGGACGTGGAGAAGATCCCGACCCTGGACCTGGCGGACGAGGTGGTAGAGACCCTGCACCCCCAAGAGATAGCCGAACTCGAGGCGTACGCCCCCGAAACCCGCCCCCAGGCCTTCGCCCGGGTCTGGACCCGCAAGGAGGCGTACCTCAAGGGCCTGGGCACGGGCCTGGGCCGCGCCCCGTCCCTCGACTACCTGGGCACGGCACCGGACGAACCGACAGCCCCCGAGGGCTGGACGATCAACGACATAGCGGTCGGCGAGACGCACGCGGCAGCCCTAGCGGTGGAGGCCCGCTGA
- a CDS encoding discoidin domain-containing protein: MSANPTTATCPDCSTPARITGQSFCDACGAFLRWDAQGDAITPTPRTEPEPPPSRSAFDDPRTMTITATPPGGVKATPPSVPAPSTTGAFGPPDASYAPPAPTAAPVTPPVEADTVPQPATPPDQSAARALLVPVPDSGPYPAQPPGGVLPGRPEAARPKVRDHHTPQQPAHGTPCPHCATPNAPLRHFCRSCATPLSPQNAPTAEGPYAGQRPKLQQGKGRWIARALVATAVVAAVVGGIFGGPPAARAVQDHFAKRVAVHPTAWKASHSSGGHDAKLAFDSYSNTWWGTGYAGDSAGQYLEATFGQPTDLLNLVITPGTSARTGQSVSQARPQEFDVVVTDSGGKIHTFHRRIDDGGVQRLDVRVRDAVSARLVLRSAYGAGPAKQVAIAELEYFGRSTS, from the coding sequence GACCTGCCCCGACTGCTCCACCCCGGCCCGTATCACCGGACAGTCCTTCTGCGACGCGTGCGGCGCGTTCCTGCGCTGGGACGCACAGGGCGACGCCATCACGCCCACCCCGCGTACGGAGCCGGAGCCCCCGCCCTCGCGCAGCGCCTTCGACGACCCGCGCACGATGACCATCACCGCGACCCCGCCGGGCGGCGTGAAGGCCACCCCGCCGTCGGTGCCCGCGCCGTCCACGACGGGCGCGTTCGGCCCGCCCGACGCCTCGTACGCACCACCGGCACCGACTGCCGCGCCCGTCACGCCGCCGGTGGAAGCGGACACCGTCCCCCAACCCGCCACTCCTCCCGACCAGAGCGCGGCCCGCGCCCTCCTCGTCCCCGTACCCGACTCCGGCCCGTACCCCGCGCAGCCACCCGGCGGCGTGCTCCCCGGCCGTCCCGAGGCGGCCCGCCCCAAGGTCCGCGACCACCACACACCCCAGCAGCCCGCACACGGCACCCCCTGCCCGCACTGCGCGACCCCCAACGCCCCCCTCCGCCACTTCTGCCGCAGCTGCGCCACCCCGCTCTCGCCGCAGAACGCCCCCACCGCCGAGGGCCCGTACGCAGGCCAGCGCCCCAAACTCCAGCAGGGCAAGGGCCGTTGGATTGCACGCGCCCTGGTGGCGACGGCGGTCGTCGCGGCGGTGGTCGGCGGAATCTTCGGCGGCCCGCCCGCCGCCCGCGCCGTACAGGACCACTTCGCCAAGCGCGTCGCCGTCCACCCCACCGCCTGGAAGGCCTCGCACTCCTCGGGCGGCCACGACGCGAAGCTCGCCTTCGACAGCTACTCCAACACCTGGTGGGGCACGGGTTACGCGGGCGACTCGGCCGGCCAGTACCTGGAAGCGACCTTCGGCCAGCCCACGGACCTGCTGAACCTGGTGATCACCCCCGGCACCTCCGCACGTACGGGCCAGTCGGTGTCACAGGCACGCCCGCAGGAGTTCGACGTGGTGGTCACCGACTCCGGCGGCAAGATCCACACCTTCCACCGGCGCATCGACGACGGCGGGGTGCAGCGCCTCGACGTACGGGTGCGCGATGCGGTGTCGGCGCGGCTGGTGCTGCGGTCGGCGTACGGGGCGGGCCCGGCGAAGCAGGTGGCGATCGCGGAGCTGGAGTACTTCGGCCGCTCGACGTCCTGA
- a CDS encoding NAD(P)H-binding protein, producing MILITGVTGTVGREVATQLAAEHPTRLMARNPDRTTVPHTEKAQADYNDQRSLRRALQGVRAAFLVTNHPTEPHDERFLEAAAAEGVAHIVKLSAAVVADETDDFITQRQRAIEQAVRTAGMTWTLLRPRAFMSNTLAWAQGIRSADTVSAQYGDAPNAPVDPRDVARTAARALTEEGHENKTYTLTGPERLTPRDQTRILSEVLSRPLHFREQTHEEAKAHLTHRFPPPVAEALLQRSALQSTGGKSLQGNTPPDPTGRPPTTYGTWAKDHAHLFA from the coding sequence ATGATTCTGATAACAGGAGTCACGGGAACGGTGGGCCGAGAGGTGGCCACCCAGCTCGCGGCAGAGCACCCCACCCGCCTGATGGCACGAAACCCAGACCGAACAACGGTGCCCCACACCGAGAAGGCACAAGCGGACTACAACGACCAGCGGTCACTCCGCCGAGCCCTCCAGGGAGTCCGCGCCGCATTCCTCGTAACGAACCACCCCACAGAACCGCACGACGAACGGTTCCTGGAGGCGGCGGCAGCCGAAGGCGTCGCGCACATAGTGAAACTGTCGGCGGCGGTGGTGGCCGACGAGACAGACGACTTCATCACGCAGCGCCAGCGGGCAATAGAACAGGCCGTGCGCACAGCAGGAATGACCTGGACGCTACTCAGACCGAGGGCGTTCATGTCGAACACGCTGGCCTGGGCGCAGGGAATCCGGTCGGCGGACACGGTGTCCGCCCAGTACGGCGACGCCCCGAACGCCCCGGTGGACCCGCGAGACGTGGCCCGCACGGCGGCCCGAGCCCTCACGGAAGAGGGCCACGAGAACAAGACGTACACGCTCACAGGCCCCGAGCGCCTCACCCCCAGAGACCAGACACGGATCCTGTCCGAGGTCCTGTCCCGCCCCCTGCACTTCAGAGAGCAGACCCACGAGGAAGCCAAAGCCCACCTCACGCACCGCTTCCCACCCCCGGTGGCGGAGGCACTGCTGCAGCGCTCAGCCCTGCAGTCAACGGGCGGCAAGTCCCTCCAGGGCAACACCCCACCGGACCCGACGGGCCGCCCCCCGACGACGTACGGCACGTGGGCAAAAGACCACGCACACCTTTTCGCCTAA
- a CDS encoding DUF6243 family protein encodes MTVSKNINNPVGQGGGQRKRQSRAERQNNGPHRNLDRQGAADQKAELVRKMREKAAGAEVSSQADDDAEQS; translated from the coding sequence GTGACCGTGAGCAAGAACATCAACAACCCCGTGGGCCAGGGCGGCGGCCAGCGCAAGCGGCAGTCGCGCGCCGAACGGCAGAACAACGGGCCGCACCGCAACCTCGACCGCCAGGGTGCGGCCGACCAGAAGGCGGAGCTGGTGCGCAAGATGCGTGAGAAGGCTGCTGGAGCTGAGGTCAGTTCGCAGGCGGACGACGACGCCGAGCAGAGCTGA